One window of Cydia pomonella isolate Wapato2018A chromosome 7, ilCydPomo1, whole genome shotgun sequence genomic DNA carries:
- the LOC133519683 gene encoding cytochrome P450 6B6-like: MILVLLALLAILGYYFGTRNHDYWAKRNVKHDPPVFMFGNNFKGFFGRQSFTEVANDLYNRFPNEKVVGYYRGSTPELYIRDPGIVRNILSNDFAYFYPRGLGRNPEVEPLLANMFHADGDLWKLTRQRLTPAFTTARLKAMFPLVVRCAERLQGVARAAAARPGACDVRELMARFTTEFIGACGFGVETDSLGSEDSHFRKIGRLLFARPLPVLIKHMVWELFPPLRSHIHVADQKLEDAFLNFVKNIREVRQCKPSGRHDFIDLLLELESKGKIVGESIEHYKPDGTPVTVDVDMDLKMMTAQVFVFFAAGFETSSSATSYTLHQLAFNPKLQLKIQLEIDEVLLKYDNKLCYDAVAEMKLLSMAFKEAMRMFPSLGVLNRVCARPYTFSELGLTVGPGTRIVIPLEALQNDEKYFDNPWEFRPERFSPEEVKKRHKFVYLPFGDGPRACIGSRLGEMQSLAGLAAVLHACSVAPASTTKLVPPLDSRSNIVQAVKGGLPLQLTVRGQ; this comes from the exons ATGATTCTTGTCTTGCTCGCGTTACTAGCAATTCTTGGGTACTATTTCGGTACTCGGAACCACGATTACTGGGCCAAGAGGAACGTTAAGCACGACCCGCCCGTGTTCATGTTCGGAAACAACTTCAAGGGCTTCTTCGGACGGCAAAGCTTTACAGAGGTAGCTAACGACTTATACAACCGGTTCCCTAACGAGAAAGTGGTCGGATACTACAGAGGATCTACTCCCGAGTTGTACATAAGAGACCCAGGTATAGTGAGGAATATATTAAGCAATGATTTTGCGTATTTTTATCCACGAGGCCTCGGAAGGAATCCGGAGGTGGAACCGTTGCTGGCGAATATGTTTCACGCAGACGGCGACCTGTGGAAGCTGACACGGCAGCGGCTGACGCCAGCGTTCACCACCGCGCGGCTGAAGGCGATGTTCCCCCTGGTGGTGCGGTGCGCGGAGCGGCTGCAGGGCGTGGCGCGCGCGGCCGCGGCCCGCCCCGGCGCCTGCGACGTGCGCGAGCTTATGGCGCGCTTCACCACCGAGTTCATAGGCGCCTGCGGCTTCGGCGTCGAGACCGATTCCCTCGGCAGCGAAGACTCACACTTCAGAAAAATCGGCAGGTTGTTATTTGCCAGACCGCTTCCAGTCTTAATTAAGCACATGGTGTGGGAATTATTCCCCCCGCTAAGGTCCCACATTCATGTAGCCGATCAGAAACTCGAAGAcgcttttttaaatttcgttAAGAATATTAGAGAAGTTAGACAGTGCAAGCCCTCCGGACGCCATGATTTCATAGACCTCCTCCTGGAACTAGAAAGCAAGGGAAAAATCGTAGGCGAATCAATTGAGCACTACAAACCAGACGGTACACCTGTGACTGTGGACGTGGATATGGATTTGAAAATGATGACGGCCCAAGTGTTCGTATTTTTTGCCGCGGGTTTTGAGACGTCCTCATCGGCCACAAGTTATACTTTGCACCAGCTCGCATTTAAtcctaaattacaattaaaaatacaattggaGATTGATGAAGTGCTTCTGAAATATGATAATAAGTTGTGCTACGATGCCGTGGCGGAGATGAAGCTGCTAAGCATGGCTTTTAAGGAGGCGATGAGGATGTTTCCATCTCTGGGCGTATTGAACCGTGTGTGTGCTCGGCCTTACACGTTCTCCGAGCTGGGACTAACCGTGGGCCCCGGAACGAGGATCGTAATCCCGCTGGAAGCACTGCAGAACGATGAGAAATACTTCGACAACCCGTGGGAGTTTCGGCCAGAGCGATTTAGTCCCGAAGAAGTAAAGAAGCGacataaatttgtttatttgcCCTTCGGTGATGGACCTCGAGCATGCATAG GATCACGACTGGGCGAGATGCAGTCGCTGGCCGGGCTGGCGGCGGTCCTGCATGCGTGCAGCGTGGCACCGGCTTCGACCACAAAGCTGGTGCCGCCCCTGGACTCGCGGTCTAACATCGTGCAGGCTGTCAAGGGAGGCCTACCGCTCCAGCTTACTGTTAGGGGCCAATGA
- the LOC133519686 gene encoding dual specificity protein phosphatase 14, which yields MKVLVDDKVSCVGEEPRVEEETQKLTKEELNRGCPLGVSRVTTSVFVCGAHALPGAVAALRPGLVVSAAPELPPFEGAPLHCVPLLDTLHSDMHPYMERVADLINEVVSRGEVVLVHCVAGVSRSVTLCLAYLIKWEKMTLRDAYHHMKLRRPQIRPNTGFFKQLIKYEERLFGVPSVKMVYCEAIDKEIPDVYEPDYRGMMWFRKRYGPIEKC from the exons ATGAAGGTTCTTGTTGACGACAAAGTGTCGTGTGTGGGAGAGGAACCGCGGGTGGAGGAGGAAACACAGAAATTGACCAAGGAGGAATTAAACAG AGGCTGTCCCCTGGGCGTGTCCCGCGTCACAACATCCGTGTTCGTATGTGGTGCGCACGCGCTGCCCGGCGCGGTGGCGGCGCTGCGGCCCGGGCTCGTGGTGAGCGCGGCGCCGGAGCTCCCACCCTTTGAGGGCGCGCCGCTGCACTGCGTGCCGCTGCTCGACACCCTGCATTCTGACATGCACCCGTATATGGAGAGGGTTGCTGATCTGATTAATGAG GTCGTATCACGAGGAGAAGTCGTGTTGGTGCACTGCGTCGCTGGCGTGTCCAGATCTGTCACGCTGTGTTTAGCTTACCTGATCAAGTGGGAGAAGATGACACTGCGGGACGCCTACCACCATATGAAACTTAGACG ACCGCAAATTCGGCCGAACACCGGATTCTTCAAACAGCTGATCAAGTACGAAGAGAGGTTGTTCGGCGTGCCCTCAGTCAAGATGGTGTACTGTGAGGCCATCGACAAGGAGATCCCGGACGTGTACGAACCGGACTATAGAGGCATGATGTGGTTCCGGAAGAGATATGGTCCGATCGAGAAGTGCTAA